Proteins from one Planifilum fimeticola genomic window:
- a CDS encoding RecT family recombinase, producing the protein MKKVLSFSQEQKSLIWKRFVQPEGGTEDEAKHFIEVCEMFGLNPLLNDIVFQRYETRQGPRTNFITTRDGLIRIASMHPDYVGAPVSNVVREGDEFEFLPSEGNVKHKFGKKRGGIIGAYAILKHRRFHPVSVFVDFEEYFKANARSQGGPSPIWDKMPSAMIQKVAEVFVLRRQFPLGGLYTVEEMGLDDIGNGDRGIESITPMPSQSVFQPENEREKMETKREYDKPSSKDSKQKKQQEEAETETEEEQATLSDETSSVTSNEQSRKYVLVKRESGISPSGIPFTKVQVKDASNDETLLVLAKGEEGVQLAEQIPEDQPFHMEVREENGFKFLESVNGHKAIAGVA; encoded by the coding sequence ATGAAAAAAGTTTTGTCCTTCTCCCAAGAACAAAAGTCTCTCATTTGGAAACGGTTTGTTCAGCCAGAAGGAGGAACGGAAGACGAAGCCAAGCATTTCATCGAAGTATGTGAGATGTTTGGTTTGAATCCGCTTTTGAACGACATCGTGTTTCAGCGATATGAAACACGACAAGGTCCACGAACGAATTTCATCACAACCCGTGATGGGTTAATCCGGATTGCATCGATGCACCCCGATTATGTGGGTGCGCCTGTGTCCAACGTTGTCCGGGAGGGAGACGAATTTGAATTTCTCCCTTCCGAAGGAAACGTCAAGCACAAGTTCGGGAAAAAAAGAGGGGGAATTATCGGGGCCTACGCGATTTTAAAACACCGTCGCTTTCACCCCGTCTCCGTATTCGTTGACTTTGAAGAATACTTCAAAGCCAACGCACGTTCCCAGGGAGGGCCTTCTCCGATCTGGGACAAGATGCCCTCAGCCATGATTCAAAAAGTTGCGGAGGTGTTTGTCCTGCGGCGCCAGTTCCCGCTCGGCGGCTTATACACTGTCGAGGAAATGGGGCTGGACGACATCGGGAATGGGGACCGCGGTATCGAATCAATCACGCCCATGCCCTCTCAATCCGTTTTTCAGCCGGAGAATGAACGGGAAAAGATGGAAACGAAGCGAGAATATGATAAACCAAGTTCTAAAGATTCCAAACAAAAGAAGCAACAAGAAGAGGCAGAGACAGAGACAGAGGAAGAGCAAGCAACACTTTCCGATGAAACGTCTTCTGTAACGTCTAACGAACAATCCAGAAAGTATGTATTGGTGAAACGGGAATCTGGCATATCTCCTTCCGGGATCCCCTTTACCAAAGTACAAGTAAAAGATGCCAGCAACGACGAAACGTTGCTGGTATTGGCGAAAGGGGAGGAAGGTGTCCAGCTGGCCGAACAAATTCCGGAAGACCAGCCGTTTCACATGGAGGTTCGCGAGGAAAACGGATTCAAGTTTTTGGAATCCGTTAACGGCCATAAAGCAATTGCAGGTGTCGCGTAA
- the ssb gene encoding single-stranded DNA-binding protein has product MMNRVTLVGRLTNDPELRYTPNGVGVCTFTLAVNRPFTNQNGDREADFIRVVVWRKAAESTAEYLKKGNLAGVDGRLQTRSYEKNGQRFFITEVVASSVQFLEPKGSRNRSQQQSKSNQRDPFADEGEPIEIPDSDLPF; this is encoded by the coding sequence ATGATGAATCGCGTGACACTTGTTGGCCGGCTCACGAATGATCCGGAGTTGCGATACACCCCGAACGGTGTGGGCGTGTGTACGTTCACCTTGGCTGTCAACCGTCCGTTCACGAACCAGAACGGGGATCGTGAGGCGGATTTCATACGGGTGGTCGTTTGGAGAAAGGCGGCGGAAAGTACTGCCGAGTACCTGAAGAAAGGCAATTTGGCAGGGGTAGATGGGCGTCTTCAAACCCGGTCCTACGAGAAGAACGGCCAGCGCTTCTTCATCACAGAAGTGGTGGCGTCTTCCGTTCAGTTCCTGGAACCGAAAGGGAGCCGGAACCGTTCGCAACAGCAGTCGAAGTCGAATCAGAGAGACCCGTTCGCAGACGAAGGGGAACCTATTGAAATCCCCGATTCGGACCTGCCATTCTAG
- a CDS encoding RecB family exonuclease, producing the protein MIYSFSRLSLYETCPLRFRLKYIEGREEPVTKALALGKAVHKGIERVISGDRHEEAVLKGWAEADFHPEVSFDEISELVEKAPICPHMGETEVYFRLPLSDSPTAPEIQGYIDLVSGNVLVDWKSNRRPYGVLDNHQVGLYAWAVSRLRGVDQVEGSLYFLRYQKESKHVFDSHDMERSRQWAIVLAEKIDEKRLILDLAPEKADDLFPATPSGACRHCPFAAECFKKFGSAYLPSS; encoded by the coding sequence ATGATTTACTCCTTCTCCCGCCTGAGTCTTTACGAGACTTGCCCCCTCCGCTTTCGATTGAAATATATCGAAGGCCGGGAAGAGCCGGTGACGAAAGCGCTGGCGTTGGGGAAGGCGGTCCATAAAGGCATAGAGCGGGTCATTTCGGGGGACCGACATGAAGAAGCTGTTTTAAAGGGTTGGGCGGAGGCCGATTTCCACCCTGAGGTTTCCTTCGACGAAATCTCGGAACTGGTGGAAAAGGCCCCGATCTGCCCGCACATGGGGGAAACGGAGGTTTACTTCCGGCTCCCCCTTTCCGATTCGCCTACAGCCCCGGAGATCCAGGGGTACATCGACTTGGTTTCTGGAAATGTGCTGGTCGATTGGAAGTCGAACCGGCGGCCCTATGGGGTTCTTGACAATCACCAGGTGGGGTTGTACGCCTGGGCAGTCAGTCGGTTAAGAGGTGTGGATCAGGTCGAGGGCAGTTTGTATTTCCTCCGGTACCAAAAAGAAAGCAAACATGTCTTTGACAGCCACGACATGGAGCGTTCGCGGCAATGGGCGATTGTATTGGCAGAGAAGATCGACGAAAAGCGTTTGATCCTCGACTTGGCACCGGAAAAAGCGGATGACCTTTTTCCGGCTACGCCTTCGGGGGCCTGCAGACACTGCCCGTTCGCTGCGGAGTGTTTTAAAAAGTTTGGATCGGCATACTTGCCGTCCTCATAA
- the ltrA gene encoding group II intron reverse transcriptase/maturase, whose protein sequence is MSSTGKRRQQKTPDGACLPEEAVNPRGTEEGPSLPAARNGTPSPEATAYPLLEKMLERDNMIRAYKRVVANGGAPGVDGVDVKNLKSHLANHWEAIKQELRNGTYRPAPVKRRDIPKPGGGTRMLGIPTTTDRLIQQALLQVLTPIFDPGFSEHSYGFRPGRRAHDAVRKARQTMEEGYRVVVDIDLEKFFDRVNHDILMARVARKVKDKRVLRLIRSYLEAGMMENGVRVATGEGTPQGGPLSPLLANILLDDLDRELEKRGLRFVRYADDCNIYVKSFRAGQRVMESITRFLEQKLKLRVNRKKSAVDRPWRRKFLGFSFYQGKNGTGIRLAPETVRRVKDQIRRRTKRNRSQPMAERIEKLNQYLKGWVGYFALADARNILRQLDEWIRRRLRACLWTQWKRVRTRIRELRSLGLPDAAVFTIANTRKGPWRASLFLNSALNKAYWSDQNLVSLEQRYLSIRKS, encoded by the coding sequence ATGAGCTCGACGGGCAAGCGGAGACAGCAGAAAACCCCGGATGGGGCCTGTCTTCCGGAGGAAGCGGTGAATCCGCGGGGGACGGAAGAAGGGCCGAGTTTGCCTGCGGCGCGAAACGGAACTCCCTCCCCGGAGGCCACAGCATACCCCTTGCTGGAGAAGATGTTGGAGAGAGACAACATGATCCGGGCATACAAGCGAGTGGTGGCAAACGGAGGGGCTCCCGGGGTCGACGGAGTGGACGTGAAAAACCTCAAGTCCCACCTGGCGAACCACTGGGAGGCGATCAAGCAGGAACTCCGGAACGGGACCTACCGGCCCGCGCCCGTGAAAAGGCGAGACATCCCAAAGCCCGGAGGCGGGACACGGATGCTGGGGATCCCGACCACCACCGACCGGCTGATCCAGCAGGCGCTGCTCCAGGTATTGACCCCGATCTTCGACCCGGGATTTTCGGAGCACAGCTACGGGTTCCGGCCGGGGAGAAGGGCACACGACGCCGTCAGGAAAGCGAGGCAAACCATGGAAGAAGGCTACCGGGTCGTGGTGGACATCGATCTGGAGAAATTCTTCGACCGGGTCAACCACGACATCCTCATGGCCCGGGTGGCCCGGAAAGTGAAGGACAAGCGGGTCCTTCGCCTGATCCGTTCCTACCTGGAAGCGGGCATGATGGAAAACGGCGTACGGGTCGCCACGGGAGAAGGCACGCCGCAAGGCGGCCCGTTGAGTCCGCTTTTGGCCAACATTCTCCTGGATGACCTGGACAGGGAGCTGGAGAAACGGGGCTTGAGGTTCGTCCGTTATGCGGATGATTGTAACATCTACGTCAAGAGCTTCCGGGCCGGACAGCGTGTGATGGAGAGCATCACCCGCTTCCTGGAACAGAAGCTCAAGCTTCGGGTGAACCGGAAGAAAAGCGCCGTGGATCGCCCGTGGAGGCGGAAGTTTCTCGGATTCAGCTTCTACCAGGGGAAGAATGGAACGGGAATTCGGCTGGCACCGGAAACCGTCCGCCGAGTGAAGGATCAAATCCGGAGACGGACGAAACGGAACCGGTCGCAGCCGATGGCGGAGCGGATCGAGAAACTCAACCAGTACCTGAAAGGATGGGTGGGCTACTTTGCCTTGGCGGACGCCCGAAACATTCTGAGGCAACTGGACGAGTGGATTCGCCGCCGACTCCGGGCCTGCCTGTGGACGCAGTGGAAGCGGGTCCGCACCCGGATTCGGGAACTGCGGTCATTGGGATTGCCCGATGCAGCCGTCTTCACGATTGCCAACACGAGAAAAGGCCCATGGCGGGCCTCTCTCTTCCTGAACAGCGCACTGAACAAAGCTTATTGGTCGGATCAAAATTTGGTCAGCCTGGAGCAAAGGTATCTGTCCATCCGCAAGTCATGA